The bacterium genome includes a window with the following:
- a CDS encoding HAMP domain-containing protein: MALRVGGVVVLVSLFGYTQVADLRERSIKLELEQFVTERSRSESQWFQFIVAKQHQWRDDFLARYRLQAESKQPPDLGRIFETAPDGAQRVRAPFFSGTHELGGMYARHLSGFAEVDAAMSSDFAHRHLAAFELLGQFGQVLAGGREASLSAGAPPFLNLYFLAPEKSLLIYWPGLRWSPGADYRFQGHEYYELGLPEVNPTRETRWTRIYLDEISQLWMTSCITPIDLDKRYLGAIGTDISLQRLIDGIYERHLPGTTAVLFRKDGRLIAHPGLADEIARLKGDFYIARDGDAALQDLYRLVTTATKPGVLNDTRHDRLVAAGRIAGPDWYLAVVYPKRLMWTSAIQAAGAVLLAGLLSLCVEVFLMGGVLRRKVAQPLKRLLEATRKVSRGDLSPQALQALPTETQDEIGTLAEAFAGMTQRLREARDTLEARVEQRTAELEEANAELSHQERQLQVQYEQLKELDRLKSNFVNSVSHELRTPLTTIRGYAEFLEEGIGGLLSSEQTRFVWQIQMASQRLEGLLNDLLDFARIEAGTFTLRHSEQELATSAQEIVESFRPLAEDARVTIRLEAPAHPLVAWVDPQRVCQVLTNLISNAVKFSPPGGVVRVRLMDDDEFVRCEVEDDGEGIAAVDMPRLFQRFSQLEAGLKKGKGTGLGLNISKVLVEAHGGTIGVQSAPGEGARFWFTLPKSPEAIKELA; the protein is encoded by the coding sequence ATGGCCCTGCGTGTCGGGGGCGTCGTGGTGTTGGTGAGCCTGTTCGGCTACACCCAGGTGGCCGACCTACGCGAGCGGAGCATCAAGCTGGAGCTCGAGCAGTTCGTCACCGAGCGATCGCGCAGCGAGAGCCAGTGGTTCCAGTTCATCGTCGCCAAGCAGCACCAGTGGCGAGACGACTTCCTGGCGCGCTATCGCCTCCAGGCGGAAAGCAAGCAGCCCCCCGACCTCGGACGCATCTTCGAGACGGCACCCGACGGTGCGCAGCGGGTGCGTGCGCCCTTCTTCAGCGGGACGCATGAGCTGGGCGGGATGTACGCGCGCCACCTGTCGGGCTTCGCCGAGGTGGATGCCGCCATGAGCTCGGACTTCGCTCACCGGCACCTGGCGGCCTTCGAACTGCTCGGTCAGTTCGGCCAGGTGCTCGCGGGAGGCCGGGAGGCCAGCCTCTCGGCCGGAGCGCCGCCCTTTCTCAACCTGTACTTTCTCGCGCCGGAGAAGAGCCTGCTCATCTACTGGCCTGGCTTGCGCTGGAGTCCGGGGGCGGATTATCGCTTTCAGGGGCACGAGTATTACGAGCTGGGCCTGCCGGAGGTGAACCCGACCCGCGAGACCCGCTGGACCCGCATCTACCTCGACGAGATCTCGCAGCTCTGGATGACGTCCTGCATCACCCCCATCGATCTGGACAAGCGCTACCTGGGGGCGATCGGGACGGACATCTCGCTGCAGCGCCTGATCGACGGGATCTACGAGCGCCACCTGCCCGGCACGACGGCCGTGCTCTTCAGGAAGGACGGGCGTCTCATTGCGCACCCCGGCCTGGCCGACGAGATCGCGCGCCTCAAGGGGGACTTCTACATCGCGCGGGACGGGGATGCCGCTTTGCAGGACCTCTATCGCCTGGTGACGACGGCGACGAAGCCGGGCGTGCTGAACGATACCCGCCACGACCGCCTCGTGGCTGCTGGGCGCATCGCCGGCCCCGACTGGTACTTGGCGGTCGTCTATCCCAAGCGGCTCATGTGGACGAGCGCTATCCAGGCCGCAGGGGCGGTCCTGCTCGCGGGGCTGCTCTCCTTGTGCGTCGAGGTCTTCCTGATGGGTGGGGTGCTGCGCCGCAAGGTCGCCCAGCCCCTCAAGCGCTTGCTGGAGGCCACGCGGAAGGTGAGCCGGGGCGACCTCTCGCCGCAGGCCTTGCAGGCGCTCCCAACCGAGACCCAGGATGAGATCGGGACGCTCGCCGAGGCTTTCGCCGGGATGACCCAGCGCCTGAGAGAGGCGCGGGACACCCTCGAGGCACGGGTCGAGCAGCGCACCGCCGAGCTCGAGGAGGCCAACGCGGAGCTGAGCCACCAGGAGCGCCAGTTACAGGTCCAGTACGAGCAGCTCAAGGAGCTGGACCGGCTCAAGAGCAACTTCGTGAACTCGGTCTCGCACGAGCTGCGGACCCCGCTCACCACCATTCGCGGCTACGCCGAGTTCCTTGAGGAAGGCATCGGCGGTCTTCTGAGCTCGGAACAAACGCGCTTCGTCTGGCAGATCCAGATGGCGAGCCAGCGTCTCGAAGGCCTGCTCAACGACTTGCTCGACTTCGCGCGGATCGAGGCGGGGACCTTCACCCTGCGCCATTCCGAGCAGGAGCTCGCCACGAGCGCCCAGGAGATCGTCGAGAGCTTCCGGCCGCTCGCCGAGGATGCCCGGGTGACGATTCGCCTGGAGGCCCCTGCGCACCCGCTCGTCGCCTGGGTGGATCCGCAGCGCGTCTGTCAGGTGCTGACGAACCTCATCAGCAACGCCGTCAAGTTCAGCCCGCCGGGCGGGGTCGTCCGTGTCCGCCTGATGGACGACGACGAGTTCGTCCGCTGCGAGGTCGAGGACGACGGCGAGGGGATCGCCGCGGTGGACATGCCTCGCCTCTTCCAGCGCTTCTCGCAGCTGGAGGCCGGTCTCAAGAAGGGCAAGGGCACGGGGCTCGGCCTGAACATCAGCAAGGTGCTGGTCGAGGCCCACGGTGGTACCATCGGGGTGCAGAGCGCGCCCGGTGAGGGCGCGCGCTTCTGGTTCACCCTTCCGAAATCGCCCGAGGCCATCAAAGAACTCGCATGA
- a CDS encoding ATP-grasp domain-containing protein has protein sequence MEKPLRILCIAGMVSGRPFMKQAAAMGHKVIVLTSEKGLKQEWPREILEEVIAVKNFDDETEVKNTISYISQRRKIDRIVPMGDWEVEMSCFLREHMRVPGMGESTMRYFRDKLAMRMKAQEDGIPVPEFVHILNHDDVFDYMQRVPAPWVIKPRLAAASMGIKVLHNDQDVWKKIMELGDKQSGYLLEKYTPGDVYHVDSVVSERDVKFATVSVYGTPMLDLNVKGGVFTTRLIDRKSPDWKVLQELNRKVITSLGLVRGVTHIEYIKDRETGEFFFLEAAARVGAAKIPDVAWSATDICQWFEWAKIETQGAEYQLAPFREGYAGGIVCLAKEQWPDLSSFDAPEVVWRQKKEWHAGIIVRSDDPDRVEALVNEYARRFATELMAHAPTKEHQGATM, from the coding sequence GTGGAAAAGCCGCTGCGCATCTTGTGCATCGCGGGGATGGTTTCCGGTCGCCCCTTCATGAAGCAGGCGGCTGCGATGGGCCACAAGGTCATCGTTCTGACGAGCGAGAAAGGCCTCAAGCAGGAGTGGCCGCGCGAGATCCTCGAAGAAGTCATCGCCGTCAAGAATTTCGACGACGAGACCGAGGTCAAGAACACCATCAGCTACATCTCCCAGCGGCGCAAGATCGACCGGATCGTCCCGATGGGCGACTGGGAAGTGGAAATGAGCTGCTTCCTGCGCGAGCACATGCGCGTGCCCGGCATGGGTGAGAGCACCATGCGCTACTTCCGCGACAAGCTCGCCATGCGCATGAAGGCCCAAGAGGACGGCATCCCGGTCCCCGAATTCGTGCACATCCTCAACCATGACGACGTCTTCGACTACATGCAGCGCGTGCCGGCGCCCTGGGTGATTAAGCCGCGCCTGGCAGCAGCGTCCATGGGCATCAAGGTCCTGCACAACGACCAGGACGTCTGGAAGAAGATCATGGAGCTGGGCGACAAGCAATCCGGCTACCTGCTCGAAAAGTACACGCCCGGGGATGTCTATCACGTCGATTCGGTCGTCTCGGAGCGGGATGTGAAATTTGCCACCGTTTCCGTTTACGGCACGCCGATGCTCGACCTCAACGTCAAGGGCGGCGTGTTCACGACCCGCCTGATCGATCGCAAGAGCCCGGACTGGAAGGTCCTTCAGGAGCTCAACCGCAAGGTCATCACCAGCCTCGGCCTGGTCCGCGGCGTCACCCACATCGAGTACATCAAGGACCGGGAGACCGGGGAGTTCTTCTTCCTGGAAGCGGCCGCTCGCGTCGGCGCCGCCAAGATCCCGGATGTAGCGTGGAGCGCCACGGACATCTGCCAATGGTTCGAGTGGGCCAAGATCGAAACTCAAGGTGCGGAGTATCAGCTGGCGCCCTTCCGGGAAGGCTATGCCGGCGGCATCGTGTGCCTGGCCAAGGAGCAGTGGCCGGACCTCAGCTCCTTCGACGCCCCCGAGGTGGTGTGGCGCCAGAAGAAGGAGTGGCACGCCGGTATCATCGTCCGCTCGGATGATCCGGACCGCGTGGAGGCCCTGGTTAACGAGTATGCGCGGCGCTTCGCAACGGAGCTGATGGCTCACGCGCCGACCAAGGAGCACCAGGGCGCAACGATGTAG
- a CDS encoding ADP-ribosylglycohydrolase family protein — MPQSSRLATLLEASLIADSLALPAHWIYDPEAITRTFGRVDEVVAPPATSYHAGRPAGAQTHYGDQALTLMDSLVPGQPFDPNAFATRWRAMWADYPGYCDGATKTTLANLEAGMPATEAGSPSSDLGGATRIAPLLVALADAPDEVVVEAARAQTALTHRDVAVSDAAAFLVRATRAVLRGESVPEALASAAKASYYLLPVAEQLEAARAAVSAGDTEAVQALGPACGVSGAFPSMLALALAHPNDLEAALIANATAGGDSAARGLGLGMILGAAEGAVVPERWRAAWLARPRVEAFLRAQEARSPQ; from the coding sequence ATGCCGCAGTCGTCACGTCTTGCCACCCTACTCGAAGCCTCGCTCATTGCCGATTCGCTGGCCCTGCCCGCCCACTGGATCTACGATCCCGAGGCGATCACGCGCACCTTCGGGCGCGTCGACGAAGTGGTCGCGCCGCCTGCCACCAGCTACCACGCAGGACGGCCCGCCGGCGCTCAGACCCACTACGGCGACCAGGCGCTCACCTTGATGGACTCCCTGGTCCCCGGTCAGCCTTTCGATCCGAACGCCTTCGCCACGCGCTGGCGCGCCATGTGGGCCGACTACCCCGGCTACTGCGACGGGGCCACCAAGACCACCCTGGCCAACCTGGAAGCCGGCATGCCCGCCACCGAGGCTGGCTCGCCCTCTTCGGACCTGGGTGGCGCGACCCGGATCGCGCCCTTGCTCGTCGCGCTCGCGGACGCGCCGGACGAGGTCGTCGTGGAGGCGGCGCGGGCCCAGACCGCGCTGACCCATCGCGACGTGGCGGTCTCCGACGCGGCGGCTTTCCTGGTGCGTGCGACGCGCGCGGTGCTGCGGGGCGAAAGCGTGCCCGAGGCCCTCGCCAGCGCCGCGAAGGCGAGCTACTACCTCCTGCCTGTAGCCGAGCAACTGGAAGCTGCGCGCGCGGCCGTCTCGGCGGGCGATACCGAGGCCGTTCAGGCGCTCGGCCCCGCCTGCGGCGTCTCGGGCGCCTTCCCCTCCATGCTCGCCCTGGCGCTCGCGCATCCCAACGACCTCGAGGCTGCGCTGATCGCGAACGCGACGGCCGGCGGCGATTCGGCGGCGCGGGGCCTCGGGCTCGGCATGATCCTCGGTGCGGCCGAAGGGGCGGTGGTGCCCGAGCGCTGGCGCGCGGCATGGCTTGCGCGGCCCAGGGTCGAGGCCTTCCTGCGCGCCCAGGAGGCTCGCTCGCCTCAATAA
- a CDS encoding FUSC family protein, with product MIRSLGSKLGLDAAAVQGGLRLAFAAWLAFSIAALLHVQNAYWAAMPIWVVAQSSRGLLLERGLFRLVGTLIGAGVGLGILHVPAAPWLQLALLGIWVGVCGALTHLLQGVRSYGALLGGMTAAIVVLPTVLAPDQSLELALSRIACTLIGVLVVTLVTGLFTPKARRQAFYQRARQLAGDAVAFAADAIGGSQQDELERRILSEMSEIDAAAHMVSAGSLEGSRRLKHVHALVASSLAVMAAGAAIRARCRRGGTVPETLPVQLNALADQLRSQALSAAPALEMAALRAADPLFERLASALDSLVNAEAALFADPGETNARSFGKETAYLAPHRDWMLARSTGLVCGAGTFLAAFLGLASGSHVAELAALGVCIFSMVLGAMSTPQAIAPKLFTGIVVGALVATFYRFALQPHIETTAGLILSVAPFLLVGGLARASRRTAIPALDANMCFLLASRAGMPAASAGEILSGALALVLGAGVVSAWFMILPRRASKQAEEAARLIRQDLGRMMTRKASLSSEAWHPRTARQILRLQLHLSRASELGESAPRGLLAALNLGQAIASLQEAARSQDLPPSARSAAEKALNILSLFANDPWGTSDRLLHRAAALGDSVVSQAMRDAADALLEGAELYAYGAITSPRSTRQG from the coding sequence ATGATTCGATCGCTTGGCAGCAAGCTGGGGCTCGATGCAGCCGCCGTGCAGGGTGGCCTGAGGCTGGCCTTCGCGGCCTGGCTCGCCTTCTCCATCGCGGCCTTGTTGCATGTCCAGAATGCCTACTGGGCCGCGATGCCGATCTGGGTCGTCGCCCAGTCGTCGCGTGGCCTGTTGCTGGAGCGAGGCCTGTTCCGCTTGGTCGGGACCCTCATCGGCGCAGGCGTCGGCCTCGGCATCCTGCACGTCCCTGCCGCTCCTTGGCTGCAACTTGCGCTGCTCGGGATCTGGGTAGGGGTCTGCGGTGCGCTCACGCATCTCTTGCAAGGCGTTCGCTCCTACGGCGCCTTGTTGGGCGGCATGACGGCGGCGATCGTCGTGCTGCCCACCGTGCTGGCACCAGACCAATCGCTCGAGCTCGCTCTCTCGCGTATCGCCTGCACGCTCATCGGCGTCCTGGTCGTCACCTTGGTAACGGGCCTCTTCACGCCTAAAGCACGCCGCCAGGCCTTTTATCAGCGTGCGCGTCAGCTTGCGGGTGATGCCGTCGCATTCGCGGCCGATGCCATAGGCGGCTCGCAGCAGGATGAGCTGGAGCGGCGCATCCTGAGCGAGATGAGCGAAATCGACGCCGCGGCCCACATGGTCTCGGCCGGCTCGCTCGAAGGTTCTCGCCGTCTCAAGCACGTCCACGCGTTGGTGGCATCCTCCCTGGCCGTCATGGCAGCCGGGGCGGCGATCCGCGCTCGCTGCCGACGCGGCGGCACGGTGCCTGAGACCTTACCGGTTCAATTGAACGCCCTGGCAGATCAGCTACGCTCGCAAGCCCTATCGGCCGCCCCGGCGCTCGAGATGGCGGCGCTTCGAGCAGCCGACCCTCTCTTCGAACGGCTGGCGAGCGCGCTCGATTCGCTCGTCAACGCCGAGGCCGCTTTGTTCGCAGATCCGGGCGAGACGAACGCCCGCTCGTTTGGCAAGGAAACAGCCTACCTGGCGCCTCATCGCGACTGGATGCTTGCGCGTAGCACGGGGCTTGTTTGCGGCGCCGGCACGTTTCTGGCAGCGTTTCTCGGGCTGGCATCCGGCTCGCACGTCGCCGAGCTCGCGGCCCTCGGGGTCTGCATCTTCTCGATGGTTCTGGGCGCCATGTCGACGCCGCAAGCGATCGCTCCGAAGCTCTTCACAGGCATCGTTGTGGGCGCCCTCGTCGCCACGTTCTACCGCTTCGCCCTGCAGCCGCACATCGAAACGACGGCAGGCTTGATCCTCTCCGTGGCGCCCTTCTTGCTTGTCGGCGGCCTGGCACGGGCAAGCCGACGAACCGCGATTCCCGCGCTGGACGCGAACATGTGCTTTCTTCTCGCAAGCCGGGCCGGCATGCCCGCAGCCAGCGCAGGCGAAATCCTGAGCGGGGCGCTCGCCCTCGTCCTGGGGGCAGGGGTGGTGTCGGCATGGTTCATGATCCTGCCCCGACGCGCGAGTAAACAGGCCGAAGAGGCTGCCCGCCTCATCCGGCAAGACCTCGGCCGGATGATGACACGCAAGGCATCGCTCTCTTCCGAAGCGTGGCACCCTCGAACCGCGCGGCAGATCTTGCGGCTCCAGCTTCATCTCAGCCGCGCAAGCGAACTAGGCGAATCGGCTCCCCGTGGGCTACTCGCAGCGCTGAATCTCGGCCAGGCGATCGCGAGCTTGCAAGAAGCTGCGCGCAGCCAAGATTTGCCCCCCAGCGCCCGCTCAGCTGCAGAGAAAGCGTTGAATATCCTCTCGTTGTTCGCAAACGATCCCTGGGGGACGTCAGATAGATTGCTTCACCGAGCAGCAGCGCTCGGTGATAGCGTCGTATCGCAGGCAATGCGAGATGCCGCCGATGCGCTTCTTGAAGGGGCGGAGCTCTATGCCTACGGCGCCATCACCAGCCCCCGCTCGACAAGGCAAGGCTAG